One Desulfobulbus oligotrophicus DNA segment encodes these proteins:
- a CDS encoding ABC1 kinase family protein — MFSIRKLGAVGRTYRHLNRYHRILRVLFKYGFNDLIDRLHIDQYLESGLQMINRKPRQQVSRLSRPERLRLVFEELGPTFIKLGQLLSTRPDLIPADFLGELAKLQDDIPPFSLEEVRDILREELGRYPEEIFLYFDIEPLAAASIGQVHRAVLESGAEVVVKVQRPGIENVIAVDLEILAHIAELMEKHLEEAQGHQPMAIVHEFARSLSREIDFSIELANIQRFTRQFEDNPTIHVPFVYPELSTDRVLVMEYILGIKSSRIEILREQGYDLALIAERGANLMMEQIFVHGFFHADPHPGNVFVLPDNVVCFIDFGQMGRLSMRDREDFTDLVLDLVTGNEERIVDGVLKVTVQLGEIDRENLTRDLAGMMDLYLYRPLAELEAAKILQDLLDLVSRHKLSFKPSLYQMMKALSTVEGLGLMLNPRLELIRLAQPFMRKIRLGRLQPDRLATELSLTGLSYLQLLRNLPGELDTILTRLRSGQLSLSLEQRDVRSLNKVLDRAASRLACAVVLAALIVGSALLILSDIPPHWRNIPVIGLIGLLVAALIGFFLLLSIIRHGRR, encoded by the coding sequence ATGTTCAGCATCAGAAAACTCGGGGCTGTCGGTCGGACGTATCGACACCTGAACCGATATCATCGTATTCTCCGGGTACTGTTCAAATACGGGTTCAATGACCTGATCGATCGGTTGCATATTGATCAGTATCTGGAATCAGGGTTACAGATGATCAATCGTAAACCGAGGCAGCAGGTCTCGCGGCTGTCTCGGCCTGAGCGGTTGCGGCTGGTGTTCGAAGAACTGGGGCCGACCTTTATCAAGCTCGGCCAGTTGCTGTCGACCCGTCCGGACCTGATTCCTGCTGATTTTCTCGGTGAACTGGCTAAACTCCAGGATGACATCCCACCGTTCAGTCTGGAAGAGGTGCGGGATATCCTGAGAGAAGAGCTCGGCCGCTATCCGGAAGAGATTTTTCTGTATTTTGATATCGAACCTCTTGCCGCAGCCTCCATAGGTCAGGTCCATCGGGCTGTCCTGGAGAGTGGAGCTGAAGTGGTGGTAAAGGTCCAGCGGCCGGGCATCGAGAATGTGATTGCTGTTGATCTCGAGATCCTGGCGCATATTGCCGAACTTATGGAGAAACATCTGGAAGAGGCGCAGGGGCATCAGCCCATGGCGATTGTCCATGAGTTTGCCCGCAGTCTCAGCAGGGAAATCGATTTTTCGATAGAACTGGCCAACATCCAGCGCTTCACCCGTCAGTTTGAAGATAACCCCACTATCCACGTTCCGTTTGTTTATCCGGAACTCAGCACCGACCGGGTGCTGGTCATGGAATATATTCTCGGGATAAAATCGTCCAGGATTGAGATACTGCGTGAACAGGGCTATGATTTAGCCCTGATCGCCGAGCGGGGCGCCAATCTGATGATGGAACAGATCTTTGTGCATGGTTTCTTTCACGCTGATCCCCATCCCGGGAATGTTTTCGTGTTGCCGGACAATGTGGTGTGCTTCATTGATTTCGGACAAATGGGACGGCTCTCGATGAGGGATCGTGAGGACTTTACCGATCTGGTTCTGGACCTGGTGACCGGGAATGAAGAGCGGATCGTTGACGGCGTTCTGAAGGTGACGGTTCAGCTGGGCGAGATAGATCGGGAAAATCTGACCAGAGATCTGGCGGGTATGATGGATCTGTACCTGTATCGGCCATTGGCTGAGCTGGAGGCCGCGAAGATTTTACAGGATCTGCTGGATCTGGTGTCACGGCACAAGCTCTCTTTTAAGCCCAGTCTTTACCAGATGATGAAGGCCTTGAGCACTGTGGAGGGACTTGGTTTGATGCTGAATCCAAGGCTGGAACTGATCCGCTTGGCTCAACCTTTTATGCGGAAAATCCGTTTAGGCCGGTTGCAGCCCGATCGCCTTGCCACAGAACTTTCACTCACCGGTTTAAGTTATCTGCAGCTGTTACGTAACCTGCCCGGAGAACTGGACACGATCCTTACCCGGTTGCGCAGCGGTCAACTGAGCCTGTCACTGGAGCAGAGGGATGTGCGGTCTCTCAATAAGGTTCTGGACAGGGCGGCCAGCCGCCTTGCCTGTGCCGTTGTGCTCGCTGCTTTGATTGTCGGCAGTGCTCTGCTTATCCTCTCCGATATCCCTCCACACTGGCGGAACATCCCGGTCATCGGCCTGATAGGACTGTTGGTGGCCGCTCTCATAGGGTTTTTTCTGCTGCTTTCCATCATCCGGCACGGACGGCGATAG
- a CDS encoding RapZ C-terminal domain-containing protein, translating into MKITLSSFGFKHQYLAADLVWDVRFLPNPFWDPVLRPLNGLQSDVAHYVLESDPGKRFLALVEPLFLFLVDAYTDQERPALTVAIGCTGGKHRSVAVVEHLSAFLRAHDRYPEVFHRDIDKE; encoded by the coding sequence ATGAAGATTACGTTATCCTCCTTCGGATTTAAACATCAGTACCTTGCGGCTGACCTGGTGTGGGATGTCCGCTTTCTTCCCAACCCGTTCTGGGATCCGGTACTTCGTCCTCTCAACGGTCTGCAATCGGACGTTGCGCATTATGTGCTTGAGAGCGATCCCGGGAAGCGGTTTCTTGCCCTGGTTGAACCGCTTTTTCTCTTTCTGGTGGATGCGTACACTGACCAGGAACGGCCGGCGCTGACAGTGGCTATAGGATGTACCGGTGGTAAACACCGCTCAGTGGCAGTGGTGGAGCATCTCTCCGCCTTTCTCCGGGCTCATGACCGATATCCCGAGGTCTTTCATCGTGATATTGATAAGGAATAG
- a CDS encoding deoxyguanosinetriphosphate triphosphohydrolase family protein, with the protein MVERYSPDDRKILQALRIQLDEDESSHFSGLACLSGQAVRRVQEKLADYRQPFAQDADRILHSRAYARYIDKTQVFSLVDNDHITHRALHVQMVSRVARTVGRFLGLNEDLIEAIALGHDIGHPPFGHEGERILTKLCQQHGLCSFQHNIQSVQFLDRFERDGAGWNLTLQVMDGILCHDGEVHGQHLEPLREKDFAAHDMELAAKMEHPELALVPMTLEGCMVRLADTVAYIGRDIEDAIELGLVHRHDLPKTCTSVLGSSNGTIVYTLTTDLLLNSLHVKDAMKEDTDNDHIGFSREVGAALKELKTFNYQRIYTNPAFKPDFVKIQRCYEQLFDYYLDQLHRAEQGGADRDFLRSMSPVYMAAHNPASMVRDYLAGMTDAFFLRQAAAIGCEVPERTC; encoded by the coding sequence ATGGTTGAACGATATTCTCCAGATGACCGAAAAATTTTGCAGGCTCTGCGAATACAGCTTGATGAGGACGAGAGCAGCCATTTCAGTGGACTTGCCTGTTTGAGTGGCCAGGCTGTCCGACGGGTTCAGGAAAAACTGGCTGATTATCGGCAACCCTTTGCTCAGGATGCCGATCGAATCCTTCACTCCAGGGCCTACGCCCGGTACATCGACAAAACCCAGGTCTTTTCCCTGGTTGACAACGATCATATTACCCATCGGGCACTGCATGTGCAGATGGTTTCTCGTGTGGCCCGGACCGTTGGCCGGTTTCTGGGGCTTAATGAGGACCTGATCGAGGCCATTGCCCTTGGGCACGATATCGGTCATCCGCCGTTCGGCCACGAGGGCGAGCGTATTCTTACAAAACTCTGTCAGCAGCATGGACTGTGCTCATTTCAGCACAATATTCAATCGGTTCAATTTCTGGATCGATTTGAACGCGACGGTGCCGGGTGGAACCTTACCCTTCAGGTCATGGATGGCATACTCTGTCACGATGGAGAGGTCCATGGTCAACATCTTGAGCCACTGCGGGAGAAGGATTTTGCTGCTCATGATATGGAACTGGCCGCCAAGATGGAACATCCGGAATTGGCCCTGGTTCCAATGACTTTAGAAGGTTGTATGGTTCGCCTGGCCGATACTGTTGCGTATATAGGCCGTGATATTGAAGATGCCATTGAGCTTGGTCTGGTGCATCGTCACGACTTGCCGAAAACCTGTACATCTGTTCTTGGTTCGAGTAACGGCACCATTGTTTATACATTGACCACTGATCTGTTACTCAACAGCCTGCACGTGAAAGATGCCATGAAAGAAGACACGGATAACGATCACATCGGCTTCAGCCGGGAGGTGGGAGCAGCCCTTAAAGAGTTGAAGACCTTCAACTATCAGCGGATTTATACCAATCCGGCCTTTAAACCTGATTTTGTTAAAATCCAGCGTTGTTATGAGCAGTTGTTTGATTATTACCTTGATCAGCTGCACAGGGCTGAACAGGGAGGGGCTGATCGTGATTTTCTTCGTTCGATGTCGCCGGTGTATATGGCAGCGCACAACCCGGCAAGCATGGTTCGTGATTATCTGGCCGGTATGACGGACGCCTTTTTTCTGCGCCAGGCTGCTGCCATCGGCTGTGAGGTCCCGGAACGGACATGTTAA
- a CDS encoding QcrA and Rieske domain-containing protein — translation MHDSTVRPNKKTPQQQSRRTFLTRWLQWGTALAATVFLYPLLRFVGHRIPPKPRLVEVPTPLPLSGAHAGQDFFLFAGTDRLSAVSRVCTHLGCRLNFQEDKQIIECPCHQSRFTPDGMRISGPAQKNLPQYEVTVKEDGEGKVTAYVVHL, via the coding sequence ATGCACGATTCAACTGTTCGGCCGAACAAAAAGACACCTCAACAGCAGAGCAGACGGACTTTTTTAACACGTTGGCTCCAGTGGGGAACAGCACTGGCTGCCACTGTTTTCCTCTACCCCCTCCTTCGCTTCGTCGGCCACCGGATACCGCCCAAACCTCGTTTGGTGGAGGTGCCGACACCGTTACCCTTAAGCGGAGCCCATGCCGGTCAAGACTTCTTCCTCTTTGCCGGCACTGATCGTCTCTCCGCGGTCTCTCGTGTCTGTACCCATCTTGGCTGCCGACTCAACTTTCAGGAGGACAAACAGATCATCGAGTGCCCCTGTCACCAGAGTCGTTTCACCCCTGACGGCATGCGCATTTCCGGTCCGGCACAAAAAAACCTGCCGCAGTATGAGGTCACTGTCAAAGAAGACGGGGAAGGAAAGGTGACCGCCTATGTGGTCCATCTCTGA
- the coaD gene encoding pantetheine-phosphate adenylyltransferase: MHDIPDTSIIERQPPQPRVALYPGTFDPITNGHLDIIERGLQLFDRIIVTIAINIQKTPLFSLEERCAMIQECFKHSDRITVGYTEGLIVDYARQQNAEVIIRGLRAVSDFDYEFQLALMNRRLERSVETVFFMTGFRWIYISSSGIKNAARCQGKITGLVPKHVEQALQNKFI; this comes from the coding sequence ATGCATGATATACCAGACACATCCATAATCGAGAGGCAGCCACCACAACCACGGGTTGCCCTGTATCCCGGCACCTTTGATCCCATCACCAACGGTCATCTTGATATCATCGAACGGGGCCTGCAGCTCTTCGACCGTATTATAGTCACCATTGCCATCAATATACAGAAAACCCCCCTGTTTTCACTGGAAGAACGCTGTGCCATGATTCAGGAGTGTTTTAAACACTCCGATCGGATCACTGTCGGCTACACAGAAGGTCTCATCGTGGACTATGCCAGGCAGCAGAATGCAGAGGTTATCATCAGAGGACTGCGGGCTGTCTCAGACTTTGACTATGAATTTCAGCTGGCACTGATGAACCGCCGGCTGGAGCGATCCGTGGAAACCGTCTTTTTTATGACCGGGTTTCGCTGGATCTATATCAGCTCAAGCGGTATAAAAAATGCTGCCAGATGTCAGGGCAAGATCACCGGTCTTGTTCCGAAACATGTGGAACAGGCATTGCAAAACAAATTTATCTGA
- the pssA gene encoding CDP-diacylglycerol--serine O-phosphatidyltransferase → MEQPLPVEQHANRFSVLPCMLTICSLFSGFYSIIASFNGHFFAAAVAILVAGVFDGLDGRVARMTRSTSTFGMELDSLCDMVSFGVAPGVLAYLWALTPYGRYGWLAAFLYVAATALRLARFNSQTVASPSHDFTGLPCPAAAGMIATSVMFSTHVFKTTDTVQHITLLAMVYVLSYLMVSTHRYLSFKHLEISREKRFQLIVGLLLLLILLASEPPITLFGASFLYMISGPILAVRARAGRKKQPAAAETNKSQL, encoded by the coding sequence ATGGAACAGCCATTACCCGTGGAACAACACGCAAATCGTTTTTCAGTCCTCCCCTGCATGCTCACCATCTGTAGCCTGTTCAGCGGTTTTTACTCTATTATCGCTTCGTTTAACGGACATTTTTTCGCTGCTGCTGTGGCCATACTGGTGGCAGGAGTCTTTGACGGCCTCGACGGTCGAGTTGCCCGAATGACCCGGTCGACTTCGACCTTTGGCATGGAACTTGATTCTCTGTGTGACATGGTTTCTTTCGGTGTTGCTCCAGGTGTACTTGCCTATCTCTGGGCTCTGACGCCCTATGGCCGTTACGGTTGGCTGGCCGCGTTCCTCTATGTTGCTGCCACCGCCCTCCGCCTGGCCCGCTTCAACTCACAAACCGTGGCCAGTCCAAGCCATGATTTTACCGGTCTTCCCTGTCCGGCAGCCGCCGGGATGATTGCCACCTCGGTCATGTTCAGTACACACGTCTTTAAGACCACCGACACGGTGCAACATATCACCCTGCTCGCCATGGTCTATGTACTTTCGTATCTGATGGTGTCCACCCACAGATATTTGAGCTTCAAACATCTGGAAATTTCCAGAGAAAAACGTTTTCAACTTATTGTCGGTCTGCTCCTGCTTCTGATCCTGCTGGCCAGCGAACCACCTATCACTCTGTTTGGAGCCTCTTTCCTGTATATGATCTCCGGTCCGATTCTGGCAGTAAGGGCAAGAGCGGGCAGAAAGAAACAACCTGCCGCCGCCGAGACGAACAAATCCCAACTCTAA
- a CDS encoding cytochrome b family protein yields MQWSAVPPLRRLLAYRWGGGSLISLFLSILSGIVIALQYDVAAPFHTTSSIELLAPYGSFWRGLHYYSSQAFFLILLGHVVVELRNQDMVLQRGAWIRLCTTVPAAVLLLFTGYVLRGDATGEAAGAIAEHICLAVPLIGAHLNNFFFDLANSGLRKVYAHHVIGLVVLGGVAAWPHLRRYTARWRNHLLLITMTLLISVTIPAPMEPYRHGLLFIAGPWFFLGLQELLRFLDPFVAGVLVPMLPIVLLFWLPSAPRPRSVVLWAIGLWLLLYAVLTVLCLFRI; encoded by the coding sequence ATGCAATGGTCCGCCGTGCCGCCTCTGCGCCGGCTGCTTGCCTATCGCTGGGGAGGGGGCTCTCTGATCAGCCTCTTTCTTTCCATCCTTTCAGGCATCGTTATTGCCCTGCAATACGATGTCGCCGCCCCGTTTCATACAACCAGCTCCATTGAACTCCTTGCCCCCTACGGCTCGTTCTGGCGAGGCCTGCACTACTATTCCAGCCAGGCATTTTTCCTGATTCTGCTGGGGCATGTGGTTGTTGAACTCCGCAACCAGGACATGGTGTTGCAAAGAGGCGCCTGGATACGTCTTTGCACCACTGTTCCCGCTGCTGTCCTGCTGCTGTTCACCGGGTATGTGCTCCGGGGGGATGCCACCGGCGAGGCGGCAGGGGCGATAGCTGAACATATCTGTCTGGCAGTACCCCTGATCGGTGCACACCTGAACAACTTCTTTTTTGATCTGGCCAACAGTGGCTTACGTAAAGTTTATGCCCACCACGTCATTGGCCTGGTAGTTCTCGGCGGGGTCGCAGCCTGGCCTCACCTCCGACGCTATACCGCACGCTGGCGCAATCATCTCCTGCTGATAACAATGACCCTGCTCATATCCGTTACGATCCCGGCTCCCATGGAACCCTATCGTCACGGCCTCCTGTTCATTGCCGGCCCCTGGTTCTTTCTGGGACTGCAGGAACTTCTTCGCTTCCTTGACCCTTTTGTTGCCGGTGTGCTGGTGCCGATGCTGCCGATTGTGCTTCTATTCTGGCTTCCATCGGCTCCACGCCCTCGCTCTGTTGTGCTCTGGGCCATAGGCCTCTGGCTGCTGCTCTACGCTGTGTTGACTGTTCTCTGTCTCTTTCGGATCTGA
- the rsmD gene encoding 16S rRNA (guanine(966)-N(2))-methyltransferase RsmD, which produces MPPPRRTNPNSNANNHPWKAMRITGGSAKGRKLHSPRSNLIRPTSDQVREAMFSLIGERVVNSRVLDLFAGTGALGIEALSRGAAAAVFVDKSIETGRLIETNLRISITHPQAAFVMLNLATTPHLGTLHSYGASPGFNLVFMDPPYQKQLAERVLVLIEKAGILAEEALIVVEEDRRVNIPAAGLTSLHPIDQRQYGATGLWFYEFRSTAKHCHA; this is translated from the coding sequence CTGCCGCCGCCGAGACGAACAAATCCCAACTCTAACGCCAACAACCACCCGTGGAAAGCCATGCGTATTACCGGTGGCAGTGCCAAAGGCCGTAAACTACACTCCCCCCGCTCCAACCTGATTCGACCGACCAGTGATCAGGTGCGCGAGGCCATGTTCAGCCTCATCGGTGAACGGGTTGTCAACAGCAGAGTGCTTGATCTTTTTGCCGGTACTGGTGCCCTGGGTATTGAGGCATTGAGCCGTGGTGCAGCTGCAGCTGTCTTCGTCGACAAGTCAATTGAGACAGGTCGCCTGATAGAGACCAACCTGAGGATATCCATTACCCATCCCCAGGCTGCCTTTGTCATGCTGAACCTGGCAACAACCCCTCACCTCGGCACGCTGCATTCCTATGGAGCCTCCCCGGGCTTCAACCTGGTCTTCATGGATCCGCCTTACCAGAAACAGCTGGCAGAACGGGTTTTGGTTCTGATTGAGAAGGCCGGTATCCTGGCCGAAGAAGCGCTGATCGTTGTCGAGGAGGATCGACGGGTTAACATACCTGCCGCAGGCTTAACAAGCTTACACCCCATTGATCAACGTCAATATGGAGCAACCGGGCTGTGGTTCTATGAATTCCGCTCGACAGCAAAACACTGCCATGCATGA
- a CDS encoding chloride channel protein, with protein MILIAAFIGVMSGVAIIVFREAVDLVHRVIFVWGYEVLRIGEGGWRRMLLPILPMTGAVLLIPLSLAFPGKVNGYGFTNFLRRVNLENGVIRARNIFIKIVATALTIGSGNSAGVEGPIAQIGGALGSQVGQRFRVSGKRMKIYIAAGCAGGIAGIFNAPLAGVFFAAEIVLLGTYEISSFSALVIASALSTVVSRAYYGAVPAFPIPDYTIVNAFVEIPLYTLMALIVGITAVLHIRFFYLIRDRFGQMKLHPQLKPILGALLVGCIGILFPQVMGNGYEYIARALVGDTLVWRMMLLVFLKSLATAVTLGSGGAGGLFAPALFIGAVLGGSFGGIVHHLLPAHTAPAGAYATVGIGAFLAATTHAPLTAIFFLFEMTGNYMIIVPVMLTAVLGTMTSSWLYADSIDTVDFTRDGINIHEGREVAIMKSIRVGKVITEDVDFISENANINHLLELFRIARNNFYFPVVNQKGLMVGVVSMQDVKTVLHNEEERVCHLVGAICTREVIMLTPDDTCFEAMQLFDIKGIEEIPVVESHEEPWVLGMLKRQDVIAAYNHEMLKRGINERAENIKMLCSMD; from the coding sequence ATGATTCTGATTGCCGCCTTTATTGGGGTTATGTCAGGTGTGGCTATCATCGTCTTCCGAGAGGCTGTGGATCTGGTGCACAGGGTGATCTTTGTCTGGGGATATGAAGTTTTGCGTATTGGTGAAGGAGGGTGGCGACGAATGCTGCTGCCGATTCTGCCCATGACCGGCGCGGTACTGCTGATTCCTCTTTCTTTGGCTTTTCCGGGCAAGGTGAATGGCTATGGTTTCACCAATTTTCTCCGCCGGGTCAATTTGGAAAATGGTGTCATTCGTGCCCGCAACATCTTTATCAAGATTGTTGCCACTGCCTTGACCATCGGATCGGGGAACTCAGCCGGTGTTGAAGGCCCGATTGCTCAAATCGGCGGTGCGTTGGGCTCTCAGGTCGGTCAGCGGTTTCGGGTTTCAGGCAAACGGATGAAAATCTACATTGCAGCCGGTTGCGCCGGTGGTATTGCCGGCATCTTCAACGCCCCCTTGGCCGGGGTGTTTTTTGCCGCTGAAATTGTTCTGCTCGGGACGTATGAGATCTCCTCTTTTTCTGCCCTGGTCATTGCTTCAGCCTTGTCCACTGTGGTTTCCCGGGCCTATTACGGGGCGGTTCCAGCCTTTCCCATTCCGGATTATACGATTGTCAACGCCTTTGTTGAGATCCCGCTGTACACGCTGATGGCTCTGATAGTCGGTATAACCGCGGTTTTACACATCCGTTTTTTTTATTTGATTCGAGACCGCTTTGGGCAGATGAAACTACATCCCCAGCTGAAGCCGATTTTAGGTGCTCTGCTGGTCGGATGCATTGGTATTCTGTTTCCTCAGGTTATGGGAAATGGTTACGAGTACATTGCCAGGGCTCTTGTCGGAGACACCCTGGTCTGGCGGATGATGCTCCTGGTCTTTCTTAAGTCGCTGGCCACTGCCGTCACGTTGGGATCCGGAGGTGCCGGTGGTCTGTTCGCCCCGGCGTTGTTCATCGGTGCGGTGCTTGGCGGTTCGTTTGGCGGGATTGTCCATCACCTTCTTCCGGCCCATACAGCTCCTGCCGGAGCCTATGCCACAGTCGGTATCGGTGCGTTTCTCGCCGCCACCACCCATGCGCCGTTGACTGCTATTTTTTTCCTGTTTGAGATGACAGGGAATTACATGATCATTGTTCCGGTAATGCTGACTGCTGTACTGGGTACCATGACCTCTTCCTGGCTGTATGCGGATTCCATTGATACCGTTGATTTCACGAGAGACGGCATCAATATTCATGAGGGCCGTGAGGTGGCGATCATGAAGTCGATCCGGGTCGGCAAAGTGATCACCGAAGATGTCGATTTTATCAGTGAAAATGCTAATATCAACCATCTGCTGGAACTGTTTCGGATTGCCCGTAACAACTTCTACTTCCCGGTGGTCAATCAGAAGGGACTTATGGTTGGGGTGGTGTCCATGCAGGACGTGAAGACCGTGCTGCATAACGAGGAAGAGCGGGTGTGTCATCTGGTCGGTGCCATCTGTACCAGAGAGGTGATCATGCTGACACCGGATGATACCTGCTTTGAAGCCATGCAACTGTTTGACATCAAAGGTATTGAAGAGATACCGGTGGTGGAATCCCATGAGGAGCCCTGGGTTTTGGGCATGCTCAAACGTCAGGACGTCATAGCCGCCTACAACCATGAGATGTTGAAGCGTGGTATCAACGAGCGGGCTGAAAATATCAAAATGCTCTGTTCAATGGATTAG
- a CDS encoding phasin family protein yields MKEVLKNFMYAGIGAAFMTKEKIEELKSELIAKGKMSQEEGRQFVDDLLRKSEKAKDQLDLWITKRVEDRVKQLNLVTKDEMAELQRKIEELQVAINKDKAE; encoded by the coding sequence ATGAAAGAAGTTCTGAAAAATTTTATGTATGCCGGTATCGGCGCCGCCTTTATGACAAAGGAAAAAATCGAGGAGCTGAAGAGTGAGCTGATTGCCAAGGGCAAGATGTCGCAGGAAGAGGGGAGGCAGTTTGTCGATGATCTTCTGCGGAAATCGGAAAAGGCCAAGGACCAGTTGGATCTTTGGATCACGAAACGGGTGGAAGACAGGGTGAAGCAATTGAATCTGGTCACCAAGGATGAGATGGCCGAGTTACAGCGTAAGATCGAGGAACTGCAGGTGGCTATCAACAAGGACAAGGCCGAGTAA